The Streptomyces laurentii genome contains a region encoding:
- a CDS encoding hypothetical protein (identified by MetaGeneAnnotator; putative;~sequence version:1) — MEPRAVTYLTHAQISAAKSNDLGAVEAVIRETESLVRNLAVFYAGSSDKYGNELVEDLAQVGRVTVWESLSKFEGAAPGAFMLFIRKALHTAMSECRRRETSPGVSARAAKDFEEALTRASGDPYDAERIAASDAMGDRKMSPEHAYAARLSWLGLDYLDRSAANEGGEPLTLADKIERESGVPAELITPADIASHRRTMIRTQVHRVLGLLSERQRHVLKAGFGVSPVPQYRPGADDDELAADMGCTRYQVQQARTKGSRRFGELYRAGARAW; from the coding sequence ATGGAGCCACGAGCCGTGACGTACCTTACGCATGCCCAAATTTCCGCCGCCAAGTCCAATGATCTCGGTGCGGTTGAGGCTGTTATCAGAGAGACCGAATCACTGGTCCGAAACCTGGCAGTGTTCTATGCGGGGAGTTCCGACAAGTACGGAAACGAACTCGTCGAAGATCTGGCGCAAGTGGGGCGAGTCACCGTCTGGGAATCACTTTCTAAGTTCGAGGGTGCGGCCCCCGGGGCGTTCATGCTGTTCATTCGCAAGGCATTGCACACTGCCATGTCGGAATGTCGACGCCGCGAGACGAGCCCGGGGGTATCGGCGCGCGCAGCGAAGGACTTTGAGGAAGCGTTGACCCGCGCAAGCGGGGACCCGTACGACGCCGAACGCATAGCCGCTAGCGATGCCATGGGCGACCGCAAGATGAGCCCCGAGCACGCCTACGCCGCTCGGCTCTCGTGGCTCGGGCTGGACTACCTTGACCGATCTGCGGCGAACGAGGGTGGCGAACCGCTCACGCTCGCAGACAAGATCGAGCGCGAGTCCGGTGTTCCCGCCGAACTGATCACGCCGGCGGATATCGCATCGCACCGCCGAACCATGATCCGCACACAGGTGCACCGCGTGCTCGGGCTGCTCTCCGAGCGGCAGCGGCACGTACTCAAAGCGGGGTTCGGAGTGAGCCCCGTCCCGCAGTACCGCCCCGGAGCCGACGACGACGAGTTGGCGGCGGACATGGGGTGCACCCGCTATCAGGTGCAGCAAGCCCGGACGAAGGGGAGTCGGCGGTTCGGCGAGCTGTACCGAGCTGGTGCACGCGCATGGTGA
- a CDS encoding DNA polymerase I (identified by MetaGeneAnnotator; putative;~sequence version:1) — translation MLTFRHTIASESVTVNVPEDAADLKLFWEWLYRARERGPIALDTETTGLNIYSAGYRLRTVQFGDAHEAWVLLYERGGWHAQYAREAIQRCREVLIHNAAFDWLVLDEHAGIRLEDLAPWTTDTRILAALIDPRQPSEGGVGTALKPLSAKWIDPAAPDTQGGLTKVFNSLGFTKETGWAGIPLTHPTFLLYAGLDVILTARLAPMLRRELERLGVRDQLVTYEHEIARMCAVMQRAGLLVDQEYAAALAGRLAEEAERHGAVAARYGVASVGSPGQVAEALLGMGERLTERTKGGALATDKAVLLPLADLDRDWQRIGARTANPLADAVLRGKRASKWGVTYAERFMTKLSTAGRLHAAISPLAARTGRMSVTDGLHQLPSSDHVIRRAILAEPGHVMVSTDFQAVEMRVLAALANVRRMKDGFVNGGSDFDIHMFTAKLIKGRNATPRHRKIFKGAGFGKVYGGGITTIARQTGAEESEIAQAVAAYDRAFPEIKRASSRWQRQAFQNRMVFISATGRRLPLDRDRSYSVVNYACQSAARDLLGQAMLNVESAGLLEFCRLPIHDELLASVPQRDADEIAREFQRCMSMDLYGVPITADAEIGGRSWGSLYGADY, via the coding sequence ATGCTGACCTTCCGGCACACGATAGCCAGCGAGTCGGTCACCGTGAACGTGCCCGAGGATGCGGCCGATCTCAAACTCTTTTGGGAATGGCTCTATCGGGCCCGCGAGCGAGGACCGATTGCACTGGACACTGAGACAACCGGACTCAACATCTACTCCGCCGGCTACCGGCTCCGAACCGTTCAATTCGGCGACGCGCACGAAGCCTGGGTATTGCTGTACGAGCGGGGCGGATGGCATGCGCAATACGCCCGTGAGGCAATACAGCGATGCCGGGAAGTTCTCATTCACAATGCAGCCTTTGACTGGCTCGTCCTGGATGAGCATGCCGGAATACGGCTCGAAGATCTCGCGCCATGGACAACAGACACCCGCATACTCGCGGCTCTTATCGACCCTCGGCAGCCCTCCGAGGGTGGGGTAGGGACCGCACTCAAGCCGCTTTCAGCGAAGTGGATTGATCCGGCAGCCCCGGACACTCAAGGCGGGCTTACAAAGGTTTTCAATTCGCTCGGGTTCACCAAAGAGACCGGGTGGGCTGGAATCCCGCTCACGCACCCAACTTTTTTGCTCTACGCGGGACTTGACGTCATTCTCACGGCCCGACTCGCCCCAATGCTCCGCCGGGAGCTGGAACGGCTCGGCGTGCGGGACCAGCTCGTCACGTACGAACACGAGATAGCCCGCATGTGCGCAGTGATGCAGCGGGCGGGGCTGCTCGTGGACCAGGAGTACGCGGCAGCCCTTGCGGGCCGGCTCGCCGAGGAAGCCGAGCGGCACGGCGCGGTGGCAGCTCGGTACGGCGTCGCCTCGGTCGGTAGCCCCGGGCAAGTAGCGGAAGCGCTGTTGGGTATGGGCGAGCGGCTGACCGAACGGACGAAGGGCGGGGCACTCGCGACGGATAAGGCCGTGCTGTTGCCCCTCGCAGACCTTGACCGGGACTGGCAGCGCATCGGTGCCCGCACGGCAAATCCCCTCGCTGACGCGGTACTTCGGGGCAAGAGGGCAAGTAAGTGGGGTGTCACGTACGCCGAGCGGTTCATGACCAAGCTGTCCACGGCGGGCCGGCTGCATGCGGCGATTTCGCCCCTCGCGGCGCGCACGGGCCGCATGTCGGTCACGGACGGCCTGCACCAACTCCCATCGTCCGATCACGTCATCCGCCGCGCGATTCTCGCCGAGCCCGGACACGTGATGGTCAGCACCGACTTTCAGGCCGTGGAAATGCGGGTCCTCGCCGCCCTCGCCAACGTTCGCCGCATGAAAGACGGGTTCGTAAACGGCGGGTCCGATTTCGATATCCACATGTTCACAGCCAAGCTCATTAAGGGTAGGAACGCCACTCCGCGTCATCGCAAGATTTTCAAGGGAGCTGGATTCGGAAAAGTCTACGGCGGCGGCATTACGACAATTGCCCGGCAGACCGGGGCCGAGGAATCCGAGATCGCGCAAGCGGTCGCCGCCTACGACAGGGCGTTCCCTGAGATTAAGCGCGCGTCCTCACGATGGCAGCGGCAAGCTTTCCAGAACCGCATGGTTTTCATCTCCGCGACCGGCCGCCGGCTTCCACTCGACCGGGACCGTTCGTACAGCGTCGTCAACTATGCCTGTCAAAGTGCGGCGCGCGATCTGCTCGGACAAGCCATGCTCAATGTCGAATCGGCCGGGCTCCTCGAATTCTGTCGCCTGCCTATCCATGACGAGCTACTGGCATCCGTCCCGCAGCGTGACGCCGACGAGATCGCGCGCGAGTTCCAGCGCTGCATGTCCATGGACCTGTACGGCGTACCCATCACTGCCGATGCCGAGATCGGCGGTCGATCGTGGGGCTCGCTGTACGGCGCTGACTACTGA
- a CDS encoding P4 family phage/plasmid primase (identified by MetaGeneAnnotator; putative;~sequence version:1): protein MLFADLLGRFDGVNEHQDGGYVARCPAHDDGRPSLRLWRGEDGKVRITCRAGCATADVIGAVRLGWSDLFDVSGPGATVSAERPELVSTRLVAGLAAYVDRTSSALGDWSSEWAERARTYLADRFGLDVETAADLRIGVDQGDRGDGFPYLSRQYRSHPRITVPLAGWDGVARGLQGRDISGKCSARWVSLTNPKGHRWIPWGVLRGGGGYGTVLITEGPGDGLTAVACGYDAVVIRGASLAGSPELVAELAEGLRGSLVILCGDADRAGSGFTARLAAGLAEHGVTTHALELPRPGWDLTDWREDNPGQFAAELHRAVKAARPVRDSADIEDDARSAELAARTGADTVTRDQGAEAAEILARLVGQLGESDAMNAHALVGWVGGRIRYAPGLGFYSWDGRVWVRSDTRVRQEVHRMGAALVLAGQTQAARGFTMTTRIDSLMTELKSVPSVLVEAVDFDNRPDLLAFKNGVVDLRTGRLRPHDMRDMLTYGLDLDYRAEATCPRWERFLAEIFPGMPDMPAYIQRLVGYGITGHVTEQSFAVLWGKGANGKSVLVDTLTAVFRAISKTTPFATFEAKSSGGIPNDIAALRGARLVMASEGESGAPMSEAILKRVTGKDMISARYLRREFFEFKPSFLLMLATNHKPKFKSQDEGLWRRVKLLPFLRYFAPHERDTELDAKLLEEAEGIAAWAVRGAVDWYRGGLRDPQVIEGASQEYRETSDQLAGFFPGVLEHASDDQVMNGNEAFNSYLEWCEAENLPARERWTRRAFYDAMEERGIYRRKTMRGIALVGLREADATPDTPGPGIFAN, encoded by the coding sequence GTGCTGTTCGCTGATCTGCTCGGCCGGTTCGACGGCGTCAACGAGCACCAGGACGGCGGGTACGTCGCACGCTGCCCCGCCCACGATGACGGACGCCCGAGTCTGCGCCTCTGGAGGGGCGAGGACGGAAAGGTCAGGATCACGTGCCGGGCCGGCTGTGCCACGGCCGACGTGATCGGCGCGGTACGGCTCGGCTGGTCTGATCTGTTCGACGTCTCCGGCCCCGGGGCGACCGTGTCCGCCGAGCGGCCCGAGCTGGTGTCCACGCGGCTGGTCGCCGGTCTCGCCGCGTACGTCGACCGGACGTCGTCGGCCCTCGGTGACTGGTCTTCCGAGTGGGCCGAACGAGCCCGGACGTATCTCGCCGATCGGTTCGGGCTCGATGTCGAGACCGCAGCGGATCTCCGCATCGGAGTCGACCAGGGCGACCGGGGCGACGGATTCCCCTACCTGTCCCGGCAGTACCGCTCCCACCCCCGGATCACGGTCCCGCTCGCCGGGTGGGACGGGGTGGCCCGAGGGCTACAGGGACGCGACATCAGCGGGAAGTGCTCCGCGCGGTGGGTCTCCCTGACCAACCCAAAAGGGCACCGCTGGATCCCGTGGGGCGTGCTCCGAGGCGGGGGCGGCTACGGCACGGTCCTGATCACCGAGGGACCGGGCGACGGCCTTACTGCGGTCGCGTGCGGCTACGACGCGGTGGTGATCCGTGGGGCGTCCCTCGCCGGCTCACCCGAGCTGGTAGCCGAACTGGCCGAGGGACTACGCGGGTCGCTGGTCATTCTGTGCGGCGACGCCGACCGAGCGGGCAGCGGGTTCACTGCTCGGCTCGCTGCTGGTCTCGCGGAGCACGGCGTAACGACTCACGCACTCGAACTCCCGCGTCCGGGCTGGGACTTGACCGACTGGCGCGAGGACAACCCCGGGCAGTTCGCGGCCGAGCTGCACCGCGCGGTCAAGGCGGCCCGTCCCGTACGGGACTCTGCGGACATCGAGGACGACGCCCGGTCGGCGGAACTGGCCGCGCGCACCGGAGCCGACACGGTCACCCGGGACCAGGGCGCCGAGGCTGCCGAGATTCTGGCCCGACTCGTCGGGCAGCTCGGCGAATCGGACGCCATGAACGCCCATGCGCTGGTCGGTTGGGTCGGAGGCCGGATCCGGTATGCGCCCGGCCTCGGGTTCTATTCCTGGGACGGACGGGTTTGGGTCCGCAGCGATACCCGAGTACGCCAGGAAGTGCACCGCATGGGCGCCGCACTTGTCCTCGCCGGACAGACCCAAGCCGCACGCGGATTCACGATGACCACCCGCATTGACTCGCTGATGACCGAACTCAAGTCGGTCCCGTCCGTTCTGGTGGAAGCCGTCGATTTCGACAACCGCCCTGATCTGCTCGCATTCAAGAACGGAGTTGTGGATCTTCGCACGGGCCGGCTGCGCCCACACGACATGCGCGACATGCTCACGTACGGGCTCGACCTCGATTACCGGGCTGAGGCCACGTGCCCACGTTGGGAACGGTTTCTCGCCGAGATCTTTCCCGGGATGCCAGACATGCCCGCTTACATACAGCGCCTCGTGGGTTACGGCATTACCGGGCACGTTACGGAACAGAGCTTTGCCGTTTTGTGGGGGAAGGGAGCCAACGGTAAGAGCGTGCTTGTCGACACCCTCACCGCCGTATTCCGTGCTATCTCTAAGACCACACCGTTTGCGACATTCGAAGCAAAATCAAGCGGCGGCATCCCCAACGACATTGCCGCGCTGCGCGGGGCGCGGCTCGTCATGGCATCCGAGGGTGAGAGCGGGGCCCCCATGTCCGAAGCGATTCTAAAGCGGGTCACCGGTAAGGACATGATCTCGGCCCGCTACCTTCGACGAGAGTTCTTCGAATTCAAGCCGTCCTTTCTGCTGATGCTGGCCACGAACCATAAGCCCAAGTTCAAGAGTCAGGATGAGGGGCTTTGGCGCCGTGTGAAGTTGCTTCCCTTCCTGCGCTACTTCGCACCCCACGAACGAGATACCGAGTTGGACGCGAAGCTACTGGAGGAAGCCGAGGGGATCGCCGCGTGGGCGGTACGCGGGGCGGTCGACTGGTACCGGGGCGGGCTACGAGACCCACAGGTGATCGAGGGGGCGTCGCAGGAATACCGCGAGACGTCGGACCAGCTCGCCGGCTTCTTCCCCGGGGTCCTGGAGCACGCCTCCGACGACCAGGTAATGAACGGCAATGAAGCCTTCAATTCCTACCTCGAATGGTGTGAAGCCGAGAACCTTCCCGCACGGGAGCGATGGACCCGACGCGCCTTCTATGACGCTATGGAGGAACGGGGAATCTACCGCCGGAAGACCATGCGCGGTATCGCGCTCGTGGGCCTCCGAGAAGCCGACGCGACCCCAGACACACCGGGGCCGGGAATCTTCGCCAACTGA
- a CDS encoding hypothetical protein (identified by MetaGeneAnnotator; putative;~sequence version:1): MANPNKARGTAWESSVRDFLNRFLGLVDEHGSFWDPYDGLNVRRAAQEGARDVGDIHAAPFILECKDVKNPAVPTWLRQATVEAGHAGFPYGVVVHKTRRAPVSSGRVHFSVATWTRVRLALGHTSRTMAELYGCTATVRGLDTGRWYVSMSLLDFAALLGDYRTRHAGVPRAVR; this comes from the coding sequence TTGGCTAACCCCAACAAGGCACGCGGGACGGCATGGGAAAGCTCCGTGCGCGACTTCCTGAACCGATTCCTCGGGCTGGTCGACGAGCACGGGTCTTTCTGGGACCCGTACGACGGATTGAACGTCCGCCGTGCAGCGCAGGAAGGGGCCCGCGATGTCGGCGACATCCACGCGGCGCCGTTCATCCTCGAATGCAAGGACGTCAAGAATCCTGCCGTTCCGACATGGCTCCGCCAAGCCACCGTTGAAGCCGGACACGCGGGCTTCCCCTACGGCGTGGTCGTGCACAAGACCCGTCGCGCTCCCGTGAGTTCGGGACGCGTCCATTTCTCCGTCGCTACGTGGACACGCGTCCGGCTCGCCCTTGGACACACGAGCCGGACCATGGCCGAGCTGTACGGCTGCACGGCGACCGTGCGCGGGCTCGACACCGGCCGCTGGTACGTGTCCATGTCCCTCCTCGACTTCGCGGCGCTGCTCGGGGACTACCGCACGCGGCATGCGGGGGTGCCTCGTGCTGTTCGCTGA
- a CDS encoding hypothetical protein (identified by MetaGeneAnnotator; putative;~sequence version:1), translating to MIYEISADQAPPIGDVRELSAGDELHLYDGWKRRPDWIRYLAAAAHAMGRGCVIRQGADLG from the coding sequence ATGATCTACGAAATTTCCGCCGACCAGGCACCCCCGATAGGGGACGTGCGCGAACTCTCGGCCGGCGACGAGCTGCACCTTTACGACGGCTGGAAGCGCCGCCCGGACTGGATTCGATATCTGGCCGCAGCGGCACATGCCATGGGCCGGGGCTGCGTTATCCGTCAGGGGGCCGATCTTGGCTAA
- a CDS encoding hypothetical protein (identified by MetaGeneAnnotator; putative;~sequence version:1) — MGKRGVVTDYSGEELYRGDLITYGARQGNRVRMVDALVDKVTTRLVDGRLRAMLRVQPTGVESGFTKRRSLRKEWISAEHARLIIPAVTGERQ; from the coding sequence ATGGGTAAGCGTGGAGTGGTCACGGACTACAGCGGCGAAGAGCTGTACCGAGGGGACCTCATTACGTACGGCGCTCGGCAGGGAAACCGCGTGCGCATGGTGGACGCGCTTGTGGACAAGGTGACCACGCGACTTGTAGACGGGCGACTCCGCGCAATGCTCCGCGTGCAGCCGACCGGGGTCGAGTCCGGATTTACCAAGCGCCGGTCCCTCCGCAAGGAGTGGATAAGCGCCGAACACGCGCGGCTCATCATCCCCGCTGTTACGGGCGAGCGGCAGTAA
- a CDS encoding DNA (cytosine-5-)-methyltransferase (identified by MetaGeneAnnotator; putative;~sequence version:1) produces MTRGGVAIGRPQLEPPTTAIDGFSSLPLLPTPLASDATKGPDFARHERDGSGGQDLVTAVARLFDKERAHKLFKTPTANLGTNGAPQHPDKRRAGGHGPTLDDEVSYLLPVDPEVAEETPGAFHSPREWWADYAPAVHRWEVLMGTPAPIPVEFGPRGGRRLAAVFAEWLMGVPRGWVTHIPGLNRARQLKAAGNGVVPQQAFAAYLHLLNHKEEQTHG; encoded by the coding sequence ATGACACGCGGTGGTGTTGCCATCGGGCGTCCGCAGTTGGAGCCGCCCACCACCGCGATAGATGGTTTCTCGTCGCTTCCCCTACTGCCGACTCCACTGGCGTCCGACGCGACGAAGGGGCCGGATTTCGCGAGGCATGAGCGGGACGGTAGCGGCGGGCAGGATCTCGTTACCGCAGTGGCGCGGCTATTCGATAAGGAGCGCGCCCATAAGCTGTTCAAAACGCCGACCGCGAATTTGGGAACGAACGGGGCCCCGCAGCATCCGGATAAACGGCGGGCGGGCGGGCACGGGCCGACCCTCGATGACGAGGTTTCATATCTGCTGCCCGTGGATCCGGAAGTGGCCGAGGAAACCCCAGGAGCCTTTCACAGTCCTCGCGAGTGGTGGGCGGACTACGCGCCGGCTGTGCACCGTTGGGAAGTCCTCATGGGCACACCGGCACCAATCCCGGTCGAATTCGGGCCGCGCGGTGGCCGACGTCTCGCCGCAGTCTTCGCGGAATGGCTTATGGGAGTGCCCCGAGGTTGGGTCACGCACATTCCGGGACTCAACCGGGCCCGACAACTCAAGGCAGCCGGAAATGGTGTTGTGCCACAACAGGCTTTCGCAGCCTATCTGCATCTACTGAACCACAAGGAGGAACAGACTCATGGGTAA
- a CDS encoding diguanylate cyclase with PAS/PAC and GAF sensors (identified by MetaGeneAnnotator; putative;~sequence version:1) has protein sequence MATPPRVIPCLGQSREYVRKAPVSDGGYVLQENEPWSKNANGPEYAFPDTRPLTVNPRPSPRIRNVLTGKTCRNNVHLTLNGGPVEFCNVSDVACVRITGGQDQRRVRIDLRDDLDPFPGQGLNGPPDPAVSGAQLKNWDVFPL, from the coding sequence ATGGCAACACCACCGCGTGTCATACCGTGCCTCGGCCAGTCCCGCGAGTACGTGCGCAAGGCCCCGGTTTCGGATGGCGGATACGTTCTCCAGGAAAATGAGCCGTGGTCGAAGAATGCGAATGGCCCCGAGTACGCTTTCCCAGATACCCGACCTCTCACCGTGAATCCCCGCCCGTCGCCCCGCATTAGAAATGTCCTGACAGGGAAAACCTGCCGTAACAATGTCCACCTCACCCTGAATGGTGGACCAGTCGAATTTTGTAATGTCTCCGATGTTGCGTGCGTGCGGATAACGGGTGGCCAGGATCAAAGACGCGTACGGATCGATCTCCGCGACGATCTTGATCCTTTCCCCGGTCAGGGCCTCAACGGCCCTCCCGATCCCGCCGTATCCGGCGCACAGCTCAAGAATTGGGATGTGTTTCCCCTGTGA
- a CDS encoding hypothetical protein (identified by MetaGeneAnnotator; putative;~sequence version:1) — translation MAIRIFETDPDAKPKANFSDDTVGRFHGGKQENGIPVALPEWRVTTGDPDVAEAIAQLMGGTPVETDSTSENFIEVLTNQEKVKVVLSGTDAISSDLKLWNGPSLIHHCDGVEFLSPDEDKGKPCRCPALMEDRKAAAKSKRGPAPSISVMFRLAEDYDLGIFRLQTGSWKLAEVLHEVENALDKIGTEAFCSLELELVEYTTKKGRDVSYRKPVIRVLKSWSDAIADPKF, via the coding sequence ATGGCTATTCGTATCTTCGAGACCGACCCGGACGCCAAGCCCAAGGCGAATTTCTCGGACGACACCGTGGGTCGCTTCCACGGTGGCAAGCAAGAGAACGGCATTCCCGTTGCCCTTCCCGAGTGGCGCGTGACGACCGGTGACCCGGACGTGGCCGAGGCTATTGCTCAGCTCATGGGCGGGACTCCGGTCGAAACCGATTCGACCTCCGAGAACTTCATTGAGGTTCTGACCAATCAGGAAAAGGTCAAGGTCGTTCTCTCCGGCACCGACGCGATTTCCTCGGACCTTAAGCTGTGGAACGGCCCGTCCCTTATTCATCACTGCGACGGTGTCGAGTTCCTTTCGCCGGATGAGGACAAGGGCAAGCCGTGCCGCTGCCCCGCCCTGATGGAGGACCGAAAGGCAGCCGCTAAGTCCAAGCGGGGCCCGGCTCCGTCCATTTCCGTCATGTTCCGCCTCGCCGAGGATTACGACCTTGGCATTTTCCGACTCCAGACCGGCTCTTGGAAGCTCGCCGAGGTTCTGCACGAAGTAGAGAACGCGCTCGACAAGATCGGCACCGAGGCCTTTTGCTCCCTTGAACTGGAGCTGGTCGAGTACACCACGAAGAAGGGCCGCGACGTGTCTTACCGCAAGCCGGTAATCCGCGTACTCAAGTCGTGGTCGGACGCTATCGCCGATCCTAAGTTCTAG
- a CDS encoding hypothetical protein (identified by MetaGeneAnnotator; putative;~sequence version:1), giving the protein MPGAIRTIKRGGSRFYVNPSTAEKVPGVTSIVSMLPKPYLTFWAARMTAETAVDNLAAVRAIAERDPAGAVDFLRNAHLRYTKLRAKVGSDAHDMFERMVRLEEIGRVHPDLEPYRIGFAEFLTAVRPQLVRAEDVAWSDEHQYAGSFDAIVRVRLGEDGKPDHENGEWHTLVVDWKTSKSAYPDVALQLAAYAHADRLISPDGTSEPMPKIDGAAVLHITPEGWVFKPVRIDEEIFNVFLTLRHVFHWDRDLSKTVFGVPIAESVRRLVTGTQRRAS; this is encoded by the coding sequence ATGCCCGGAGCCATCCGGACTATCAAGCGCGGTGGAAGCCGCTTCTACGTCAACCCGAGCACCGCCGAAAAGGTACCGGGTGTGACGTCTATCGTCTCGATGCTCCCAAAGCCTTACCTGACTTTCTGGGCTGCTCGGATGACTGCGGAAACCGCAGTGGATAACCTTGCCGCAGTGCGGGCTATCGCGGAGCGTGATCCGGCGGGCGCCGTGGACTTCCTGCGCAATGCGCACCTTCGCTATACGAAGCTGCGCGCAAAGGTGGGGTCGGACGCACACGACATGTTTGAACGCATGGTTCGGCTGGAGGAAATCGGCCGAGTGCACCCCGATCTAGAGCCGTACCGAATCGGGTTCGCCGAGTTCCTTACCGCTGTGCGTCCTCAGCTCGTCCGCGCGGAAGATGTGGCATGGTCGGACGAACACCAGTACGCGGGCTCTTTTGACGCCATTGTGCGCGTGCGACTCGGCGAGGACGGCAAGCCCGACCACGAAAACGGCGAGTGGCACACGCTCGTTGTCGACTGGAAGACTTCCAAGAGCGCCTATCCGGACGTCGCGCTACAGCTCGCCGCGTATGCGCACGCCGACCGCCTGATTTCCCCGGATGGCACGTCCGAGCCCATGCCGAAGATCGACGGCGCCGCCGTTCTCCACATCACGCCCGAAGGCTGGGTATTCAAGCCGGTCCGCATCGATGAAGAGATCTTCAATGTCTTTCTGACGCTGCGGCACGTCTTTCACTGGGACCGGGACCTTTCAAAGACCGTGTTCGGTGTCCCGATTGCCGAGAGCGTCCGCCGGCTCGTGACCGGAACGCAGCGCCGCGCAAGCTGA
- a CDS encoding hypothetical protein (identified by MetaGeneAnnotator; putative;~sequence version:1), whose protein sequence is MTYRHVALMGRAGSGKDTVGARLVSRFAFARVAFADPLRALARDLDPIVGHETTGAGPLPLRLSDVLRREGWDRAKQRPEIRRTLQRLGQSVRDQDEEFWIRAALSKVDVADRWNLPVVVTDCRYRNEAKALRARGFLLVRIERPGTHGPAGEDERQHRSETELDGFPADAVLTNGGSVDELHAFTDRIAVPR, encoded by the coding sequence GTGACCTACCGCCACGTTGCCCTGATGGGTCGCGCGGGCTCCGGGAAGGACACCGTGGGGGCCCGGCTCGTCTCACGGTTCGCGTTCGCCCGTGTGGCGTTCGCGGACCCGCTGCGAGCCCTCGCCCGCGACCTGGACCCCATCGTGGGACACGAGACGACCGGGGCCGGGCCGCTCCCGCTCCGCCTCTCCGACGTTCTGCGCCGTGAGGGGTGGGACCGGGCCAAGCAACGCCCGGAGATCCGCAGGACGTTGCAGCGGCTCGGGCAGTCCGTCCGGGACCAGGACGAAGAGTTCTGGATCCGTGCCGCTCTCTCGAAAGTCGACGTCGCCGACCGGTGGAATCTGCCCGTGGTCGTCACCGACTGCCGGTACCGCAACGAGGCGAAAGCGCTGCGTGCCCGGGGCTTTCTCCTGGTCCGCATCGAGCGACCCGGCACGCACGGTCCGGCCGGCGAGGACGAGCGACAGCACCGCAGCGAGACCGAGCTAGACGGCTTCCCGGCGGACGCCGTGCTCACCAATGGCGGGTCCGTGGACGAGCTGCACGCGTTCACGGACCGGATCGCCGTCCCGCGCTGA
- a CDS encoding hypothetical protein (identified by MetaGeneAnnotator; putative;~sequence version:1): protein MQFIKAHPARIYAVAVAALALVAHYRPELPSALVLGLVAAVLGVGEAVQRTEDRKTAGATEPAEDEHQDDADEQSS, encoded by the coding sequence ATGCAGTTCATCAAGGCTCACCCGGCCCGTATCTACGCCGTCGCCGTCGCCGCTCTCGCCCTGGTCGCGCACTACCGTCCCGAGCTGCCGAGCGCGCTTGTCCTCGGTCTCGTCGCCGCCGTGCTCGGTGTCGGTGAGGCAGTCCAGCGCACCGAGGACCGCAAGACCGCCGGGGCCACCGAGCCGGCCGAGGACGAGCACCAGGACGACGCGGACGAGCAGTCCTCGTGA